The Enterobacter kobei genome has a segment encoding these proteins:
- a CDS encoding HlyD family secretion protein, translated as MPLKTLKYFSTLFVLVLALIAGWWLWNFYMQSPWTRDGKVRAEQVSITPQVSGSITTLLVKDNQYVKKGEELFRIDDTPYHIAVLNAQAQLAKAQSDLAKANNEANRRRHLSQNYISAEDLDTANLNVKAMQASVNVAQATLKQAQWELTQTVITAPVDGWVTNLSARVGNYATTGQPVFALVDSHSFYVVGYFEETKLRHIREGSPAAITLYSGSQTLQGHVSSIGRAIYDQSVETDSGLVPDIKPNVPWVRLAQRVPVRVEFDRLPEGITLVSGTTCTVSIGSR; from the coding sequence ATGCCTCTGAAAACGCTGAAGTACTTTTCCACCCTGTTTGTCCTGGTCCTCGCGCTGATCGCCGGCTGGTGGCTCTGGAATTTTTATATGCAGTCCCCCTGGACGCGTGACGGCAAAGTTCGCGCCGAGCAGGTCAGCATCACCCCGCAGGTGTCGGGAAGTATTACCACGCTCCTGGTGAAGGATAACCAGTATGTTAAAAAGGGAGAGGAACTGTTCCGTATCGACGATACCCCCTACCATATTGCCGTTCTGAATGCCCAGGCGCAGCTGGCGAAAGCCCAGTCAGACCTGGCGAAGGCCAATAACGAAGCCAATCGCCGCCGTCACTTATCTCAAAACTACATCTCAGCGGAAGATTTGGATACCGCCAACCTTAACGTCAAGGCCATGCAGGCAAGCGTCAACGTAGCCCAGGCGACGCTTAAGCAGGCACAGTGGGAACTGACCCAAACCGTGATTACCGCACCTGTAGATGGATGGGTGACTAACCTCTCTGCCCGGGTGGGTAACTACGCCACCACCGGCCAGCCTGTTTTTGCCCTTGTCGACAGCCACTCCTTCTACGTGGTGGGCTATTTTGAAGAGACCAAGCTTCGCCACATTCGCGAGGGTTCACCTGCGGCCATTACCCTTTACAGCGGTTCGCAAACGTTACAGGGTCACGTCTCCAGCATCGGTCGCGCCATTTACGATCAAAGCGTTGAAACGGATTCCGGCCTCGTACCGGACATAAAGCCGAACGTCCCCTGGGTGCGCCTGGCTCAACGTGTGCCTGTGCGCGTGGAGTTTGACCGTTTACCCGAGGGCATCACGCTGGTATCCGGCACCACCTGCACCGTCTCCATCGGAAGCCGTTAA
- a CDS encoding DUF1656 domain-containing protein, protein MTFFHRSEGLPLQDLIFGASVYFPPLFKAVLVGFILWLVAHRLLRDWMYSGEIWHPMLMDLSLFALCVSLGLAVLTVW, encoded by the coding sequence GTGACCTTTTTTCATCGCTCAGAGGGTTTACCCCTCCAGGACCTGATCTTCGGTGCGTCAGTCTACTTTCCTCCCCTGTTTAAAGCCGTGCTGGTGGGCTTTATCCTCTGGCTCGTTGCGCACCGCCTGCTTCGCGACTGGATGTATTCCGGCGAAATCTGGCATCCCATGTTGATGGATCTCTCCCTGTTCGCCCTCTGTGTCAGTCTGGGCCTTGCTGTTTTGACCGTGTGGTGA
- the slyA gene encoding transcriptional regulator SlyA — MKLESPLGSDLARLVRVWRALIDHRLKPLELTQTHWVTLHNIHQLPPDQSQIQLAKAIGIEQPSLVRTLDQLEEKGLISRQTCASDRRAKRIKLTEKAAPIITEMEAVITKTRGEILSGVSPAELEMLISLIARLEQNIHELQSRD; from the coding sequence ATGAAATTGGAATCGCCATTAGGTTCTGATCTGGCAAGGTTGGTACGCGTCTGGCGTGCTCTGATTGACCATCGCCTGAAACCTCTGGAATTGACACAGACGCATTGGGTCACGCTGCACAACATTCATCAGTTGCCGCCTGACCAGTCGCAAATTCAACTGGCAAAAGCGATAGGTATTGAGCAACCGTCGCTGGTGCGTACGCTTGATCAACTGGAAGAGAAGGGGCTGATCTCCCGGCAAACCTGCGCCAGCGATCGTCGCGCCAAGCGGATTAAACTCACCGAGAAAGCAGCGCCCATTATTACCGAAATGGAAGCTGTGATTACCAAAACGCGCGGTGAAATCCTTTCAGGCGTTTCACCGGCGGAGCTGGAAATGCTCATCAGCCTCATTGCTCGCCTTGAGCAGAACATCCACGAGCTGCAGTCTCGCGACTGA